The Podarcis raffonei isolate rPodRaf1 chromosome 2, rPodRaf1.pri, whole genome shotgun sequence genome window below encodes:
- the FGFR4 gene encoding fibroblast growth factor receptor 4 isoform X3, which translates to MTALLCGLLRFLAVATTCAWAAASAEGMMKPEMLDSHMLETEEEHLLLDPGSLLKLYCSTNHSLAIIWYKEAKQLFPSGRIHMRQSMLEIVEATYEDSGLYSCRAQSTGESLRNFTISVVDSLASGDDDEDSGVESAHADSLEEPIHTRRGQYASLAVLHSVLGAAACWERELGEEGVLTPYWTHPHRMDKKLYAVPAGNTVKFRCPASGSPNPTIRWLKNGREFRGEHRIGGIRLRHQHWSLVMESVVPSDRGNYTCLVENKFGSIRYSYFLDVLERSPHRPILQAGLPANTTAVVGSDVEFFCKVYSDAQPHIQWLKHIEVNGSSYGPDGVPYVQVLKTADINSSEVEVLYLRNVSMEDAGEYTCLAGNSIGLSYQSAWLTVLPEEEEVQEANSPEIKYTDIIIYTSGSLAIAMAIVIVVLCRMQTQPSKQPLEPMAVHKLSKFPLIRQFSLESSSSGKSTTSLMRVTRLSSSCTPMLAGVMEVELPLDSKWEFPRDRLVLGKPLGEGCFGQVVRAEAYGIDQERPERPITVAVKMLKDNATDKDLADLISEMEMMKLMDQHKNIINLLGVCTQDGPLYVIVEFAAKGNLREYLRARRPPTPDYTFDITKMPEEQLSFKDLVSCVYQVARGMEYLESKRCIHRDLAARNVLVTEENVMKIADFGLARGVHDIDYYKKTSNGRLPVKWMAPEALFDRVYTHQSDVWSFGILMWEIFTLGGSPYPGIPVEELFKLLREGHRMDKPSNCTHELYMMMRECWHAVPSQRPTFKQLVEGLDKVLVAVSEEYLDLSMPFEQYSPSCEDTTSTCSSDDSVFTHDPLPITPCLFPYHNVRT; encoded by the exons ATGACAGCCCTGCTGTGTGGCCTTCTCAGGTTCCTGGCAGTGGCAACAACATGTGCTTgggcagctgcttctgctgaagGAATGATGAAACCAG AGATGCTTGACAGCCACATGCTGGAGACAGAGGAGGAGCACCTGCTACTGGACCCGGGGAGTCTGCTGAAGCTCTACTGCAGCACCAACCACAGCCTTGCGATCATATGGTATAAGGAAGCCAAGCAGCTTTTCCCAAGTGGGCGCATCCACATGCGGCAGAGCATGCTGGAGATTGTGGAAGCCACCTATGAAGATTCGGGCCTGTACTCCTGCCGAGCGCAGAGCACCGGGGAAAGCCTGCGCAACTTCACCATCTCTGTTGTGG ATTCATTGGCATCTGGTGATGACGATGAAGACAGCGGTGTGGAGAGTGCCCATGCCGATTCCCTTGAGGAGCCCATACATACCCGGCGAGGTCAGTATGCCTCCTTGGCTGTGCTTCACTCAGTTCTGGGTGCTGCTGCATGCTGGGAGAGGGAACTGGGTGAAGAAGGGGTGCTTA CACCTTACTGGACGCACCCTCACCGAATGGACAAGAAGCTGTATGCAGTCCCGGCAGGGAACACAGTCAAGTTCCGCTGCCCAGCCTCTGGGAGCCCCAACCCGACAATCCGCTGGCTGAAGAATGGGAGGGAATTCCGAGGGGAGCACCGGATTGGAGGGATCAGG CTAAGGCATCAACACTGGAGCTTGGTCATGGAGAGTGTGGTGCCTTCGGACCGAGGCAACTACACTTGCCTGGTGGAGAACAAGTTTGGCAGCATCCGCTACAGCTACTTCCTGGACGTGCTAG AGAGATCTCCGCACAGGCCTATCTTGCAAGCCGGGCTGCCGGCCAACACCACCGCAGTGGTGGGCAGCGACGTTGAGTTCTTCTGCAAGGTTTACAGCGACGCCCAGCCCCACATACAGTGGCTCAAGCACATTGAAGTGAATGGCAGCAGCTACGGCCCAGATGGAGTCCCCTATGTGCAAGTGCTTAAG ACTGCAGATATTAACAGCTCAGAGGTGGAAGTGCTGTACCTGCGCAATGTCTCCATGGAAGATGCTGGGGAATATACCTGCCTGGCAGGGAATTCCATTGGCCTGTCATACCAGTCAGCTTGGCTCACTGTGCTTCCAG aagaagaagaagtgcaagaggcaaattcccctgaaatcAAGTATACCGATATAATTATCTACACTTCGGGGTCTTTAGCCATTGCGATGGCTATTGTCATTGTTGTCTTGTGCCGGATGCAAACCCAGCCGAGCAAGCAGCCCTTGGAGCCCATGGCCGTACACAAACTCTCCAAATTCCCGCTCATTCGGCAG TTCTCCTTGGAATCCAGCTCCTCAGGGAAGTCCACCACATCACTGATGCGTGTCACCCGCCTCTCCTCAAGCTGCacacccatgctggctggggtcatGGAAGTGGAGCTGCCTCTGGACTCCAAGTGGGAATTCCCACGAGACAG GCTTGTGCTGGGCAAGCCACTGGGTGAGGGCTGCTTTGGGCAAGTGGTGAGAGCAGAAGCCTACGGCATCGATCAAGAACGACCAGAGCGACCCATCACTGTGGCTGTCAAGATGCTCAAAG ATAATGCTACTGACAAAGACTTGGCTGACCTCATCTCAGAAATGGAAATGATGAAACTGATGGACCAACACAAGAATATAATCAACCTGTTAGGAGTCTGTACGCAGGATG GGCCTCTCTATGTGATTGTGGAGTTTGCTGCCAAGGGGAACTTGCGGGAGTACCTGCGCGCCCGTCGCCCTCCCACGCCAGACTACACCTTTGATATCACCAAGATGCCTGAGGAGCAGCTGTCCTTCAAAGACTTGGTCTCCTGTGTCTACCAGGTGGCACGTGGCATGGAGTACCTGGAGTCCAAGCGG tgcaTTCACCGGGACCTGGCTGCTCGCAACGTCCTTGTCACTGAAGAAAACGTCATGAAAATTGCAGATTTTGGCTTGGCCCGGGGTGTTCATGACATTGACTACTACAAGAAAACCAGCAAT GGTCGTCTACCTGTAAAATGGATGGCACCAGAGGCTCTTTTTGACAGGGTGTACACCCACCAGAGTGATGT GTGGTCCTTTGGCATTCTGATGTGGGAGATCTTTACGTTGGGTGGTTCTCCATATCCGGGCATCCCGGTGGAAGAACTCTTCAAGCTCCTGAGAGAAGGTCACCGGATGGACAagccctccaactgcacccacgAACT GTACATGATGATGCGTGAGTGCTGGCATGCTGTGCCCTCCCAGCGGCCCACCTTCAAGCAGCTGGTAGAGGGACTGGATAAGGTCTTGGTTGCTGTCTCTGAAGAG tATCTGGACCTGTCAATGCCCTTTGAACAGTATTCTCCATCCTGTGAGGACACGACCAGCACCTGCTCCTCCGACGACTCTGTCTTCACCCATGACCCTCTGCCCATCACCCCCTGCCTCTTCCCCTACCACAATGTGCGGACATGA